Part of the Rhodococcus sp. OK302 genome is shown below.
GATCGGCCCGCTGAAGCGCACAGCGGCAAACCTGTTGCCGCCGGACGGATCCGAACCGCTGCGCATACTTACCGGCATACCCATCGGGATGCTGTTCACCGACTGCCCGAATGCGTCGTGGTACCGACGGAATCCGCCGAGTAGCGCAGCGACATAGGCGTCGTTGAGGGAACCGCCGGCCATCTTGGCGCCCGCCTTGAGTTCGGGCACACCAACTTCCAGTGTTCCGAACCAGCGGCCGAGTCCGCGTTCGCGGAGCAGTGGAGAGCCGGACCGGGCCGGTGGTGTGACAATTCTGCGGAGCGAATTGGCGTAACCCAGGACCTCGGTGGCGGTGTCGATCGGTTGAGTGATCGCGGTGGCCGCGATGCTCGCGGCACCGCGAACGAGCTTGGCCACCCGGGACGGGGCGCGTCGGATATCGCCTGCCACCTCCTCACCGAAAGCGCCCAACGAGGACAAACGCTCCGCGGGCGGCGGAGTGCGATCCGGCTTGTCGGGGGTGTGGTCGGGGCGTCGACTGTGCAGAAGCGTCATCATCTGGATGCCGCCCATGCCGTCGGTGATGGAGTGGTGGGTCTTGACGACGAAGACCGCGCGACCGTCGTCGAGACCTTCGATGAGTAGCGCGCTCCACGGCGGACGAGCCTTGTCGAAAGGCTCGGTGGCCAGGTGCCGGCACATCCGCAGAGCGTGATCGAAATCTGCGGGAGCGGGCAGGCGCACGCGTCGCAGGTGGTACCCGATGTCGAACTCGGGATCGACAGACCAGACCGGATTGCCGAGCTGCAGAGCCGGTTCGACAGCGCGCATGCGAATGCGCGGGACGATGTGCGACGCCCATTCGAGTGCTTCGGTCAGGCGGTCCCAGTCGGGAGCGTGGTCGAGAACTTCAACTGCGACGATCGGCGAACGCAACTGCGGCTGCGCTTCTTCCATCCGCCACATCCCGGTCTCGAAATCGGACATCGTCCGGTTCGCGCCCCACGCGACCGCGGATAGGTCGACGTCGACCGCACTAGGAGGAACAAATGGATTGTTGTCGGCCATACTTCAAGAACTCCCTCGGTCTTCGGGTCCACCCCGTCGTTCTGTGTCTAAGTGTGGACCCGCGACCCAGGGTGCGTCCCGGTTTCGGTGTCAGCGACGCGCTGTGACCTTCGCCTAAACGGTCAAATGGGATGGTTGCCGTTACATCGAGGTGCTAATTGGAAACTGCGACGGCCTTCAATGCGATTTCTCGATACAGAACGCTCACTTCTGTGGGCGTCTGGGGACCGTCGGGTCGGAACCAAAGGACTACTGACTGGCACATGCCCAAGAGTGCTCGGACGGTGCCGGCGATATCGGCCGCAACGAACTCGCCTCGGGTTACACCTGCAGTCAACACGTCGGCGAGTAGGTTCTCGAGATGTTTTCTCTTGGCAGCGTAGACCTTTCGTTCCTCGTCCTCGAGGTAGCGCAGTTCGGAATCCAAGAATGCGATGTCTGCGCGGCTGGTCATGTGGAGGACGCACGCTTCGACGAGGTTGCCGAACTGATCGGTCGGGGAGGAGCCTGCGGCGTCGACCGCTGTTCGGGCGCGGGTGGTGACTTCTTCGATTCCGGTCATCATCAGTGCCACGAGGATGCCCTGCTTGTTTCCGTGGTGGTAGTACAACGTGGGGACGGTGACACCGGCACGTTTGGCAATGTCGCGGACTGAGGCGCCGTGGTACCCGAACTCGTGGAAGACCTCGAGGGCTGCGCTGAGCAGGGGCGTCAACGTCAGTGGATCGACGGTGCGCCAGGTGTCCGACGGTGTATTGATTTCTGTTGCCATGTTGCGCGTGAGCTCCGCTCGACTTCTCTTCATAGTGTTCGCTAGAACGTCCGAGCGTAGTGCACGCCGGGGTCTGGATCCGGCACGGTGCAGCAGTTGGATAGTATTGGTATCTAATCTTGTGGACGGGAGAGCGATGAAGATTTCCGAACTGTCGGCACGATCCGGCGTCGCACTGCCCACCGTGAAGTACTACCTGCGTGAGGGCCTGTTGATGCCCGGCGAGCCCACCAGCGCAACTGGTGCTCGGTACGACGGCGACCACATCCGTCGACTCGGATTGATCAGGGCACTCTCCGGGGCCGGACTGACCATTCCGCGGATTCGGGCCGTATTGCGACTGATCGAAGCGACCGAGTACCCGGAGTTCGAGACGTTCGGCCGGGCGATTGCGCAACTGCCTCCGTACGTCGACGTTGCTCCGGACGCCGAATTCCCCCGAGCGAAGAAGGTTCTGGAATTTCTGGGTCAGGTATACGAGCCGAGGTACGTCGCGGTCGCGCACCTGGAACAAGCGCTGATCGGACTCGAGGATGCGGGTCTGACTCTGTCGGAAACTCGCTTGCGGGCCTACGGCGACCACATCCGGGCGATCGCCGAAGCGGAAATCGAGTTGATGCCGACCGCATCGACCGAAGAAGCAATTCGATATGCCGTTCTCGGCACCGCGATGTACGAGCCGGTCCTGACCGCCCTGCGGCGGCTGGCTCACCAAGACCTTGCAGCAGCGAAACACTCGGACAACGCTGAATGCGGCCAAACACTGAATGAGGAAAATTGATGAGCACCAGCCCTTTTCGTGACCTGAACCGTCTGACATCACTCGGCGACGGCCGGTTCGTCGCCACCATCGATCCGATCTGGACTATCGGTCCGAAGGTTCACGGTGGGTCGATGATGGCCGTCTGTGCAGCCGCGGCCCGGCAGGCCTTGCGAGACGCTGCGGGGGAGAACGAGGGCGTGTTCGCGATGCAACCCCTCGCAGTCAGTGCGAACTACCTCTCCGCTCCCGATCCCGGCGATGTCGACCTGGTTGTGACAATCCAGAAGCAGGGGCGCCAAGTTGCCTTGGTGGACGTCGAATTGAGTCAAGTGGGTCGGGTTGCTGTCCGCGCCTCGGTCACACTCGGATTTCCCGACGGCAACGATCCGACCTTCGTGACAGCGTCGTCGATCGACGACATGCCTGCGGAACCGTCGGAGCACGCTGTTTCCGTCGTCGGCGATCACCCGATGGCACAGATCGTGCACGTCGGTCAGGGCTGTGACATGCGTATCGATACGACATCCGCTCACTTCCTCACCGGCCGTCAAGGTGAGCCCGAGGTGCGGACCTGGGTGCGGCCGCGGCCCGAGGACGAAGCCGACATCGACACCGCCGTGTTGTTCGCGATCATGACCGGAGACATCAGCGCCCCGGTGACGATGAACCGCGGACTGTTCGGGTGGGCACCGACAGTGCAGTTGACCACCTACCTGCGGCGACTTCCCGCACCCGGTTGGCTGCGTGTGCGCGCGAGTTCGGACGTTCTGGGAAGCACGTGGTTCGAAGAGGATCACGACGTACTCGATTGCACCGGCGCAGTCGTCGTCCAGAGTCGGCAACTCGCCATGATGCCCCGGTAGGGACGTCCGTTTCAGGCGTGGCAGGCTTGTCGACCATGACAAGAATTGCGATTATCGGTGGTGGCAAGATCGGCGAGGCGCTGATCTCCGGGCTCTTGCAGGCCGGCCACGCGATCAGGGATCTGGTTGTCGCCGAGCAGTATCAGCCGCGTGTAGAAGAATTGATTGCCGAGTACTCCGTCCGGGTCAGCACCATCGCTGATGCCGCGGAAGGCGCCGACGTCATCGTCGTCGCGGTCAAGCCGAACGACGTCGAGTCGGCACTGACCGAGCTCGCCAAGGTCGATCTCGACGGTGACCTCGAGCAGTTGATCGTTTCGCTCGCGGCGGGAATCTCGACCGGATTCTACGAAACGCGTCTGCCCGCAGGTTTCCCCGTGGTTCGTGTCATGCCGAACACTCCGATGCTGGTCGGTGAGGGCGTGAGCGTCTTGGCGCCGGGTCGCCACGTCAAAGCCGAGCACCTGGAATTGGTGCGCGGAATTCTGGGTAGCGTCGGCAAGGTCGTCACGGTTCCCGAATCTCAGATCGATGCTGTGACGGCAGTGTCGGGCTCCGGCCCCGCCTACTTCTTCCTCGTTGCCGAAGCGATGATCGACGCCGGTGTCGGCCTCGGGCTGACGCGCGCGGTGGCGACGGAATTGGTTGTCCAGACCATGGTCGGCTCGGCCGCGATGCTCGATCGCACCGGGGACAGTGCCGCAGAGCTTCGCGCTGCCGTCACATCGCCCGGTGGTACGACGGCTGCTGCTGTCCGGCAGTTGGAGGCCGGGGGTCTCCGAACCGCGTTCTTCGAGGCACTCGACGCCGCGAAGACACGTTCCGCAGCTATGGGTGTGACTACCGAATAGTCGCCCGTTACGCCACACCCGTCGCTTTAACCCCACTAGTACAGCTAAGCTCGGGTTAGTACGTACGTGTCTGTTCCGCCGGAGGGGAAGCCGGCGGCGCGAGTCGTACTGGAGGTATGTGGATTTATGGTGTCTGCAAACAAGCCGTCCATGGGTTCGTCCCACGACGGAAAGTCGGCTGTGGCCGGCACACAATTCCTCACTGTTGCCGAAGTGGCAACTTTGATGAGGGTGTCGAAAATGACCGTGTACCGATTGGTGCACAGTGGCGAGTTGCCTGCTGTTCGAGTGGGCCGCTCGTTCCGTGTGCATGCGAAAGCGGTACACGACTATCTCGAAACCTCGTACTTCGATGCCGGCTGACCAGGCGGTTCGAAGAGGATGACCTCGGCGTAGGCCGAGTCACGGGCACAGCGCTAGCTGTGCTGGAGGCTCGGTTTATGTCGGGTGACCCCACACCGGTACGATGAGCAACTGTCGTACCAGCAAGCTGGTGTCGTAAGGCGCTGAGCTAGTTAAAACGAGGGCCAGGCGCCAGTTGCTTGGCGCAGGCGTACGTGACCGGCGTGCGCAGGAACGCTATAGAAGAACGTGAGGGACACCCGCTATGGGTTCAGTGATCAAGAAGCGTCGCAAGCGCATGTCCAAGAAGAAGCACCGCAAGTTGCTTCGTCGTACCCGAGTGCAGCGCAGGAAACTCGGTAAATAAGCAGTATTTGCAGTACGCATCGATGCCCGTCACCCCATTCCGGGGTGGCGGGCATCGATGTATTGGGGGGATTTTTCGGGAACCGTCTCACTAGGTGGACGGTATGTCTTGAATGCGCGAGATGCGGGTAATCAGCGCAAGTCCTCGACTGCCCGTAAAGTGAGGACAACTTGTCGCGAAAGTGTTTCGGGAATGCGTGTTTGTCCTGGATATGGGGGTAC
Proteins encoded:
- a CDS encoding wax ester/triacylglycerol synthase domain-containing protein; this encodes MADNNPFVPPSAVDVDLSAVAWGANRTMSDFETGMWRMEEAQPQLRSPIVAVEVLDHAPDWDRLTEALEWASHIVPRIRMRAVEPALQLGNPVWSVDPEFDIGYHLRRVRLPAPADFDHALRMCRHLATEPFDKARPPWSALLIEGLDDGRAVFVVKTHHSITDGMGGIQMMTLLHSRRPDHTPDKPDRTPPPAERLSSLGAFGEEVAGDIRRAPSRVAKLVRGAASIAATAITQPIDTATEVLGYANSLRRIVTPPARSGSPLLRERGLGRWFGTLEVGVPELKAGAKMAGGSLNDAYVAALLGGFRRYHDAFGQSVNSIPMGMPVSMRSGSDPSGGNRFAAVRFSGPISETDPAKRIRQVREIVLNLREEPALDALDVAAPILSRLPNQLLASWYLSQSTGLDLQASNVAGVPVPVYLAGAKIERMFPFGPAPGCAVMATLVSHVGVCCIGINLDTAAVTKPALFMDCVQESLDEIVALGTVTEGA
- a CDS encoding TetR/AcrR family transcriptional regulator — its product is MATEINTPSDTWRTVDPLTLTPLLSAALEVFHEFGYHGASVRDIAKRAGVTVPTLYYHHGNKQGILVALMMTGIEEVTTRARTAVDAAGSSPTDQFGNLVEACVLHMTSRADIAFLDSELRYLEDEERKVYAAKRKHLENLLADVLTAGVTRGEFVAADIAGTVRALLGMCQSVVLWFRPDGPQTPTEVSVLYREIALKAVAVSN
- a CDS encoding MerR family transcriptional regulator, whose amino-acid sequence is MKISELSARSGVALPTVKYYLREGLLMPGEPTSATGARYDGDHIRRLGLIRALSGAGLTIPRIRAVLRLIEATEYPEFETFGRAIAQLPPYVDVAPDAEFPRAKKVLEFLGQVYEPRYVAVAHLEQALIGLEDAGLTLSETRLRAYGDHIRAIAEAEIELMPTASTEEAIRYAVLGTAMYEPVLTALRRLAHQDLAAAKHSDNAECGQTLNEEN
- a CDS encoding thioesterase family protein is translated as MSTSPFRDLNRLTSLGDGRFVATIDPIWTIGPKVHGGSMMAVCAAAARQALRDAAGENEGVFAMQPLAVSANYLSAPDPGDVDLVVTIQKQGRQVALVDVELSQVGRVAVRASVTLGFPDGNDPTFVTASSIDDMPAEPSEHAVSVVGDHPMAQIVHVGQGCDMRIDTTSAHFLTGRQGEPEVRTWVRPRPEDEADIDTAVLFAIMTGDISAPVTMNRGLFGWAPTVQLTTYLRRLPAPGWLRVRASSDVLGSTWFEEDHDVLDCTGAVVVQSRQLAMMPR
- the proC gene encoding pyrroline-5-carboxylate reductase, whose translation is MTRIAIIGGGKIGEALISGLLQAGHAIRDLVVAEQYQPRVEELIAEYSVRVSTIADAAEGADVIVVAVKPNDVESALTELAKVDLDGDLEQLIVSLAAGISTGFYETRLPAGFPVVRVMPNTPMLVGEGVSVLAPGRHVKAEHLELVRGILGSVGKVVTVPESQIDAVTAVSGSGPAYFFLVAEAMIDAGVGLGLTRAVATELVVQTMVGSAAMLDRTGDSAAELRAAVTSPGGTTAAAVRQLEAGGLRTAFFEALDAAKTRSAAMGVTTE
- a CDS encoding helix-turn-helix domain-containing protein; translated protein: MVSANKPSMGSSHDGKSAVAGTQFLTVAEVATLMRVSKMTVYRLVHSGELPAVRVGRSFRVHAKAVHDYLETSYFDAG
- a CDS encoding 30S ribosomal protein bS22, translated to MGSVIKKRRKRMSKKKHRKLLRRTRVQRRKLGK